From a region of the Bradyrhizobium manausense genome:
- a CDS encoding VOC family protein, with protein MTSITPFLWFDNNVPEAVAFYKSVFPNARVETVSDFMAVFELEGQRFNALNGGPQHRFNEAVSFFISVETQEEVDYFWSRLTADGGAESRCGWLKDKFGLSWQVVPSALGRYLGDADRVKANRVMQAMMGMRKIVIAELDRAYAG; from the coding sequence ATGACCTCCATCACGCCGTTTCTCTGGTTCGACAACAACGTCCCGGAAGCCGTCGCCTTCTACAAATCGGTATTCCCCAACGCCAGGGTCGAGACCGTCAGCGACTTCATGGCGGTGTTCGAGCTCGAGGGACAGCGCTTCAACGCCCTCAATGGCGGCCCGCAACACCGCTTCAACGAGGCGGTGTCGTTCTTCATCAGCGTCGAGACGCAGGAAGAGGTGGACTATTTCTGGAGCCGCCTCACCGCCGACGGCGGCGCGGAATCCCGCTGCGGCTGGCTCAAGGACAAGTTCGGCCTGTCCTGGCAGGTGGTGCCATCAGCGCTCGGCCGCTATCTCGGCGACGCCGACCGGGTGAAAGCGAACCGCGTCATGCAGGCGATGATGGGGATGCGGAAGATCGTGATTGCGGAGTTGGACAGGGCGTATGCGGGGTGA
- a CDS encoding SDR family oxidoreductase yields the protein MARELEGKIAAVTGAASGIGLASTEAMLAAGARVVMVDRDEAALTALRNKHGDAVIPLVIDLLDAKDCATLLPRVLEKAGQLDIFHANAGTYVGGDLVDADTMAIDRMLNLNVNVVMKNVHDVLPHMIARGAGDIIVTSSLAAHFPTPWEPVYASSKWAINCFVQTVRRQVFKHGIRVGSISPGPVVTALLADWPAEKLQEARDSGSLLEASEVAAVVMFMLTRPRGMTIRDVVMMPTNFDL from the coding sequence ATGGCAAGAGAACTGGAAGGCAAGATTGCGGCCGTGACCGGCGCCGCATCGGGCATCGGGCTGGCGAGCACCGAGGCGATGCTCGCCGCCGGCGCGCGCGTGGTGATGGTCGATCGCGACGAGGCGGCGCTGACGGCGCTCCGCAACAAGCATGGCGACGCCGTGATCCCGCTGGTCATCGACCTGCTTGATGCCAAAGACTGCGCAACGTTGCTGCCCCGCGTTCTCGAGAAGGCCGGCCAGCTCGACATCTTCCACGCGAATGCGGGCACCTATGTCGGCGGCGATCTGGTCGATGCCGACACCATGGCGATCGACCGGATGCTGAACCTGAACGTCAACGTCGTGATGAAGAACGTGCACGACGTGCTGCCGCACATGATCGCGCGCGGGGCCGGCGACATCATCGTCACGAGCTCGCTGGCGGCTCATTTTCCGACGCCATGGGAGCCGGTCTATGCGTCGTCCAAATGGGCGATCAACTGCTTCGTCCAGACGGTGCGGCGCCAGGTCTTCAAGCACGGCATTCGCGTCGGCTCGATCTCGCCCGGCCCTGTCGTCACCGCGCTGCTCGCGGACTGGCCAGCCGAGAAGCTGCAAGAGGCGAGGGATTCTGGAAGCCTGCTGGAAGCCAGCGAAGTGGCCGCGGTGGTGATGTTCATGCTGACGCGCCCGCGCGGCATGACCATCCGCGACGTCGTGATGATGCCGACGAATTTCGATCTCTAG
- the thiC gene encoding phosphomethylpyrimidine synthase ThiC: MNIRSNPDKTVPAVTTGPLPSSRKIFASPDAAPDIRVPLREIILSEGAGEPNLPVYDTSGPYTDPSVTIDVNAGLARGRKQWVLERGGVEEYQGRQIKPEDNGSVSADKAARAFSGYHQPLRGLDGHMITQLEFARAGIITKEMIYVAARENLGRKQQLDRAEAALADGESFGAEVPAFITPEFVRSEIARGRAIIPSNINHSELEPMIIGRNFLTKINANIGNSAVTSSVEEEVEKMVWAIRWGADTVMDLSTGRNIHTTREWILRNAPVPIGTVPIYQALEKCDGDPVKLTWELYKDTLIEQCEQGVDYFTIHAGVRLQYIHLTASRVTGIVSRGGSIMAKWCLAHHKESFLYTHFDEICDLMRKYDVSFSLGDGLRPGSIADANDRAQFAELETLGELTKIAWDKGCQVMIEGPGHVPMHKIKINMDKQLKECGEAPFYTLGPLTTDIAPGYDHITSGIGAAMIGWFGCAMLCYVTPKEHLGLPDRNDVKTGVITYKIAAHASDLAKGHPAAQLRDDALSRARFDFRWSDQFNLGLDPDTAKNFHDETLPKEAHKVAHFCSMCGPKFCSMKITQDVRDYAATLNDPNSVGMSLAGTAEDGMARMSAKFKEMGSSVYLDAEKVKESNRVL, translated from the coding sequence ATGAACATCCGCTCCAATCCCGACAAGACCGTCCCCGCCGTCACCACCGGCCCCCTTCCCTCCTCGCGAAAAATCTTCGCGTCGCCCGATGCCGCGCCTGACATCCGCGTGCCCCTGCGCGAGATCATCCTCTCGGAAGGCGCCGGCGAGCCGAACCTGCCGGTGTACGACACTTCGGGCCCCTACACCGATCCATCCGTGACCATCGACGTCAACGCCGGTCTCGCGCGCGGTCGCAAGCAATGGGTGCTGGAGCGCGGCGGCGTCGAGGAATATCAGGGCCGGCAGATCAAGCCGGAAGACAACGGCAGCGTCTCCGCCGACAAGGCCGCGCGCGCATTCTCGGGTTATCACCAGCCGCTGCGCGGCCTCGACGGCCACATGATCACGCAGCTCGAATTCGCGCGGGCCGGTATCATCACCAAGGAGATGATCTACGTCGCGGCCCGTGAAAATCTCGGCCGCAAGCAGCAGCTCGATCGTGCGGAAGCCGCGCTCGCCGACGGCGAAAGCTTCGGCGCCGAAGTGCCCGCCTTCATCACGCCGGAGTTCGTGCGGAGCGAAATCGCGCGCGGCCGCGCCATCATCCCCTCCAACATCAACCACAGCGAACTCGAGCCGATGATCATCGGCCGCAACTTCCTGACCAAGATCAACGCCAATATCGGCAACTCGGCGGTGACCTCGTCGGTCGAGGAAGAGGTCGAGAAGATGGTGTGGGCGATCCGCTGGGGCGCCGACACCGTGATGGACCTCTCCACGGGCCGCAACATCCACACCACCCGCGAATGGATTTTGCGCAACGCGCCGGTGCCGATCGGCACCGTCCCCATCTATCAGGCGCTGGAGAAGTGCGACGGCGACCCGGTCAAGCTGACCTGGGAGCTTTACAAGGACACGCTGATCGAGCAGTGCGAGCAGGGCGTCGACTATTTCACCATCCACGCCGGCGTGCGCCTGCAATACATCCACCTCACCGCCAGCCGCGTCACCGGCATCGTCAGCCGCGGCGGCTCGATCATGGCGAAGTGGTGCCTGGCGCATCACAAGGAGAGCTTCCTCTACACGCATTTCGACGAGATCTGCGACCTCATGCGCAAGTATGACGTCTCGTTCTCGCTCGGCGACGGCCTGCGTCCGGGCTCGATCGCCGACGCCAACGACCGCGCACAGTTCGCGGAGCTGGAGACGCTCGGCGAGCTTACCAAGATCGCGTGGGACAAGGGCTGCCAGGTCATGATCGAAGGCCCCGGCCACGTGCCGATGCACAAGATCAAGATCAACATGGACAAGCAGCTCAAGGAGTGCGGCGAAGCCCCGTTCTACACGCTTGGACCGCTGACCACCGACATCGCGCCGGGCTACGACCACATCACCTCGGGCATTGGTGCGGCCATGATCGGCTGGTTCGGTTGCGCCATGCTCTGCTACGTCACGCCGAAGGAGCATCTCGGCCTCCCCGACCGCAACGACGTCAAGACCGGCGTCATCACCTACAAGATCGCTGCCCACGCCTCCGATCTCGCCAAGGGCCACCCGGCCGCCCAGCTCCGCGACGACGCGCTCTCCCGCGCTCGTTTCGACTTCCGCTGGAGCGACCAGTTCAACCTCGGCCTCGACCCTGATACCGCGAAAAACTTCCACGACGAGACCCTGCCGAAGGAAGCCCACAAGGTCGCGCATTTCTGCTCGATGTGCGGGCCAAAGTTCTGCTCGATGAAGATCACCCAGGACGTCCGCGACTACGCCGCGACGCTGAACGATCCGAACAGCGTGGGCATGTCACTGGCCGGCACCGCCGAGGACGGCATGGCCAGGATGAGCGCGAAGTTCAAGGAGATGGGCTCAAGCGTTTATCTGGATGCGGAGAAGGTGAAGGAGAGCAACAGGGTGTTGTGA
- a CDS encoding ATP-binding protein, with protein sequence MRPFGFFHLKGIGGQIAALVLASTVALHLVVTTAFLINRPDRPDAAPDGAPQLMDAALLLGSARPDDRPRLVADLARAFPKLNLEISAPGTATVIEDSESQHLHGLRRHLGRGYKVVQLAPEGGAHRIGVELPDGTVVAGHVENGPRPWFWGAPWLITLMTAFISISVLGLWAVRALATPLSSFAKAAENFSLDGEAEPLPERGPEEIRSVARALNRMHERIARLMSDRTRMLAAISHDLRTPITRLRLRAEFIEDEGNRKRMLIDLDQMRSMLESVLSLLRNDRTIEAVTLVDIASTLQLIADQFGDMGHVVHYDGPTSATAAARPDDLHRGVTNLVENAVRFGAEVTIRLDMSGTSLVIDVEDDGPGISDARKQEMLEPFVRGDDARTMDDSTGFGLGLSIAHAIALAHGGELSLHDRQPHGLIVRMRLPIWQQPRLAA encoded by the coding sequence ATGAGGCCGTTCGGGTTCTTCCACCTCAAGGGCATCGGCGGGCAGATCGCGGCGCTGGTGCTGGCTTCGACCGTCGCGCTGCACCTCGTCGTCACGACCGCCTTCCTGATCAACCGGCCCGACCGGCCGGACGCGGCGCCGGACGGCGCTCCCCAATTGATGGATGCCGCGCTGCTGCTCGGCTCGGCCAGGCCGGACGACCGGCCGCGCCTGGTCGCAGATCTCGCGCGCGCCTTCCCGAAGCTCAACCTCGAGATATCGGCGCCGGGTACAGCGACAGTGATCGAAGACAGCGAAAGCCAGCACCTGCACGGCCTCCGCCGTCATCTCGGCCGCGGCTACAAGGTGGTGCAGCTCGCGCCCGAGGGCGGCGCTCATCGCATCGGCGTCGAATTGCCCGACGGCACCGTGGTGGCAGGCCATGTCGAGAACGGTCCGCGTCCGTGGTTCTGGGGCGCGCCGTGGCTGATCACGTTGATGACCGCCTTCATCTCCATCAGCGTGCTCGGCCTGTGGGCGGTGCGCGCGCTGGCGACGCCGCTGTCGTCCTTCGCCAAGGCGGCCGAGAATTTCAGCCTCGATGGCGAGGCGGAGCCGCTGCCCGAGCGCGGCCCGGAGGAGATCCGCTCGGTCGCCCGCGCGCTCAACCGCATGCATGAGCGGATCGCGCGGCTGATGTCGGACCGCACCCGCATGCTGGCGGCGATCAGCCACGATCTGCGCACCCCGATCACGCGGCTGCGGCTGCGCGCCGAGTTCATCGAGGATGAAGGCAACCGCAAGCGCATGCTGATCGACCTCGACCAGATGCGCTCGATGCTGGAGAGCGTGCTGTCGCTCCTGCGCAACGATCGCACGATCGAGGCGGTGACGCTGGTCGATATCGCGAGCACCCTGCAGCTGATCGCCGACCAGTTCGGCGACATGGGCCACGTCGTGCACTATGACGGTCCGACATCGGCGACCGCCGCCGCGCGCCCCGACGATCTGCATCGCGGCGTCACCAACCTCGTCGAGAACGCCGTGCGCTTCGGCGCCGAGGTGACGATCCGGCTGGACATGTCGGGCACCAGCCTCGTCATCGACGTCGAGGACGACGGCCCCGGCATTTCGGATGCGCGCAAGCAGGAGATGCTGGAGCCGTTCGTGCGCGGCGACGATGCGCGCACCATGGACGATTCCACCGGCTTCGGCCTCGGCCTGTCGATCGCGCACGCAATCGCGCTCGCGCATGGCGGCGAGCTGTCACTGCACGACCGCCAGCCGCACGGGCTGATCGTGCGGATGCGATTGCCGATCTGGCAGCAGCCGCGGCTGGCGGCTTAA
- a CDS encoding thiamine phosphate synthase: protein MPYPDRFYPVVDSLKWVERLTRLGVGTIQLRSKELNDADALQIVTDALAITKGTQAKLVVNDYWRAAIVAGAKHLHLGQEDLADADLKSIREAGLSLGISTHDDAELETALAAEPDYVALGPIFFTTLKSMRFEPQGIPKITEWKKRIGNIPLVAIGGIKFEHAAEIFAAGADSIAVVSDVTQNADPDARVRQWLGEREAA from the coding sequence ATGCCGTATCCTGATCGATTTTACCCCGTCGTCGACAGCCTCAAATGGGTCGAGCGCCTGACCAGGCTCGGCGTCGGCACCATCCAGCTGCGCTCCAAAGAGCTCAACGACGCCGACGCGCTGCAGATCGTCACCGACGCGCTGGCGATCACCAAAGGCACGCAGGCGAAGCTCGTCGTGAACGATTATTGGCGCGCGGCGATCGTCGCGGGTGCAAAACATCTGCATCTTGGCCAGGAGGATCTCGCGGACGCCGACCTCAAGTCGATCCGCGAGGCCGGCCTGTCGCTCGGCATCTCCACCCATGACGACGCCGAGCTCGAGACCGCGCTCGCGGCCGAACCGGACTACGTCGCGTTGGGCCCGATCTTCTTCACCACTTTGAAATCGATGCGCTTCGAGCCGCAGGGCATTCCAAAGATCACGGAATGGAAGAAGCGCATCGGCAATATCCCGCTGGTCGCGATCGGCGGCATCAAGTTCGAGCACGCCGCGGAGATCTTTGCGGCCGGTGCCGATTCCATCGCCGTCGTCAGCGACGTCACCCAGAACGCCGACCCGGACGCACGCGTGCGCCAGTGGCTCGGCGAGAGGGAGGCCGCGTGA
- a CDS encoding mismatch-specific DNA-glycosylase has protein sequence MIDVPNASSHRLPDQLRPNLRLVFVGTAASTRSAEVGHYYAHPGNRFWRALHEAGITPRRYQPGEFAALIELGIGFTDLSKSGAGMDHQIAAEAIDVPGFRTKIATFRPRTIAFTSKKAASLFYGRPSAAISLGRQVRDASLPEIFVLPSPSGAASGHWTIEPWKELARWIAA, from the coding sequence ATGATCGACGTGCCGAACGCCTCTAGCCACCGCCTCCCCGACCAGCTCCGTCCCAATCTCCGCCTCGTCTTCGTCGGCACTGCCGCCTCGACGCGTTCGGCCGAGGTCGGGCATTACTACGCGCATCCCGGCAATCGGTTCTGGCGTGCGCTGCACGAGGCCGGCATCACGCCGCGGCGCTATCAGCCGGGCGAGTTCGCGGCGCTGATCGAGCTCGGGATTGGGTTCACTGATCTCTCCAAATCGGGCGCGGGCATGGATCATCAGATCGCGGCTGAGGCGATCGACGTGCCCGGCTTCAGGACCAAGATCGCGACGTTTCGGCCGCGGACGATTGCGTTCACGAGCAAGAAGGCGGCGAGCTTGTTTTATGGCCGGCCGTCAGCTGCGATTTCGCTGGGGCGGCAGGTGCGCGATGCGAGCTTGCCCGAGATTTTCGTGCTGCCGTCGCCGTCTGGTGCGGCGTCGGGGCACTGGACGATTGAGCCGTGGAAGGAACTGGCGAGGTGGATTGCTGCTTAA
- a CDS encoding thiazole synthase, which produces MVTFYGKTFASRLLIGSALYPSPAIMQDAIRASGSNIVTVSLRRESAGGKTGDAFWKLIRDLDVTVLPNTAGCRSVREAVTTAKLARELFGTTWIKLEVIADNDTLQPDVVGLVEAATILIKDGFDVFPYCTEDLSVANRLVDAGCKVVMPWAAPIGSAKGIINRDALKLMRERLPDITLVVDAGIGAPSHAAEALELGYDAVLLNTAIAKAADPIAMANAFRLGVEAGRTAYEAGLMNARDFASPSTPVVGTPFWHAVS; this is translated from the coding sequence ATGGTGACCTTCTACGGCAAAACCTTCGCCTCCCGCCTGCTGATCGGCAGCGCGCTCTATCCCTCGCCCGCGATCATGCAGGACGCGATCCGCGCCTCAGGCTCGAACATCGTCACGGTGTCGCTGCGGCGCGAATCCGCCGGCGGCAAGACCGGCGACGCGTTCTGGAAGCTGATCCGCGACCTCGACGTGACAGTGCTGCCGAACACCGCCGGCTGCCGCAGCGTGCGCGAGGCCGTGACCACCGCAAAACTCGCGCGCGAATTGTTCGGCACGACCTGGATCAAGCTGGAAGTCATCGCCGACAACGACACGCTGCAGCCCGATGTCGTCGGCCTGGTCGAGGCCGCCACCATCCTGATCAAGGACGGCTTTGACGTGTTTCCCTATTGCACCGAGGATCTCTCGGTCGCGAACCGTCTGGTCGATGCCGGCTGCAAGGTGGTGATGCCGTGGGCAGCCCCAATCGGAAGCGCCAAGGGCATCATCAACCGCGATGCGCTGAAGCTGATGCGCGAGCGGCTGCCTGACATCACGCTTGTGGTCGACGCCGGTATCGGCGCGCCTTCGCACGCGGCCGAGGCGCTGGAGCTCGGCTATGACGCCGTGTTGCTCAACACTGCGATCGCAAAGGCCGCGGACCCGATCGCGATGGCCAACGCCTTCCGCCTCGGTGTCGAGGCCGGCCGCACCGCTTACGAAGCCGGGCTGATGAACGCCCGCGATTTCGCCTCTCCTTCAACCCCTGTCGTTGGGACCCCGTTCTGGCATGCCGTATCCTGA
- a CDS encoding FAD-dependent oxidoreductase: MLQTTNRPDSPVSIIGAGIAGAWQALLFAQAGHSVTLHERGDAAMTASTSHWAGGMLAPWCEAEVAEPVISRLGQRSLDIWRRELPDTPFNGSLVVAHPRERNDFERFARMTEGHRRLDAAALAALEPSLEGRFRDALFFPTEGHVEPRRVLPKLHERIVAAGGTIRFGSDVTAQDLDGLVIDCRGLSARDTQPDLRGVKGEMILIETSEVQLSRPVRLIHPRWPLYVIPREDHLFMLGATSIEAEDTGVSVRSALELLGAAYAVHPAFGEARVVEFGSGLRPAFPDNLPRIGVRGGKIRVNGLYRHGFLLAPALAELTLAYVERGQIDNEVMQCA, translated from the coding sequence ATGTTGCAGACGACCAATCGACCGGATTCTCCGGTATCCATCATCGGTGCAGGCATAGCCGGAGCCTGGCAGGCGCTGTTGTTCGCGCAGGCCGGCCATTCCGTGACGCTACACGAGCGCGGTGACGCGGCCATGACCGCCTCCACCAGCCATTGGGCGGGCGGCATGCTTGCGCCCTGGTGCGAGGCGGAGGTCGCCGAACCCGTCATCTCCAGGCTCGGCCAGCGCTCGCTCGACATCTGGCGGCGCGAGCTGCCGGATACCCCCTTCAACGGCTCGCTCGTCGTCGCCCATCCACGCGAGCGCAACGATTTTGAGCGCTTTGCGCGGATGACCGAAGGCCATCGCCGGCTCGATGCCGCGGCCCTGGCCGCGCTCGAACCGTCGCTCGAGGGCCGTTTCCGCGACGCGCTGTTCTTCCCGACCGAGGGCCATGTCGAGCCGCGTCGCGTGCTGCCGAAGCTGCATGAGCGCATCGTGGCCGCCGGCGGCACCATCAGGTTCGGCAGCGACGTCACCGCCCAGGATCTCGACGGTCTCGTAATCGATTGCCGCGGCCTGTCCGCGCGCGACACGCAGCCTGACCTGCGCGGTGTCAAGGGCGAGATGATCCTGATCGAGACCAGCGAGGTGCAGCTGTCGCGCCCGGTGCGGCTGATCCATCCGCGCTGGCCGCTCTACGTGATCCCGCGCGAGGACCATCTGTTCATGCTGGGGGCGACCTCGATCGAGGCCGAGGACACCGGCGTCAGCGTCCGCTCGGCGCTGGAGCTGCTCGGCGCGGCTTACGCTGTGCATCCCGCCTTCGGCGAAGCCCGCGTCGTCGAGTTCGGCTCGGGCCTGCGCCCCGCTTTTCCAGACAATTTGCCGCGCATCGGCGTGCGCGGCGGCAAGATCAGGGTGAACGGGCTCTACCGCCACGGTTTCCTGCTCGCCCCCGCACTCGCCGAGCTGACGCTCGCCTATGTGGAGCGCGGCCAGATCGACAATGAGGTGATGCAATGCGCGTGA
- a CDS encoding lytic transglycosylase domain-containing protein has protein sequence MKILCVAALLAAGLVSSQAAFAGQAEYAEMVAMHARANGVPEALVHRVIMRESRYQPGLVGHGGTIGLMQIKLATARGLGYTGDAAGLRDPNTNLTYAVKYLAGAYHAANGDHDRAVRYFAGGYYYVAKQQRQRAMVQEASFEPQLEPNGNPQPMFGTVPHRKLAQHIRNARAQAPK, from the coding sequence ATGAAAATTTTATGCGTCGCCGCCTTGCTCGCGGCCGGACTGGTGTCATCGCAGGCCGCGTTCGCAGGCCAGGCGGAATATGCCGAGATGGTCGCGATGCATGCGCGCGCCAACGGCGTGCCGGAGGCACTGGTTCATCGTGTCATCATGCGCGAGAGCCGCTATCAGCCCGGCCTGGTCGGCCATGGCGGCACCATCGGACTGATGCAGATCAAGCTCGCGACGGCGCGCGGCCTCGGCTACACCGGCGATGCCGCAGGGCTGCGCGACCCCAACACCAATCTCACCTATGCCGTAAAGTACCTCGCCGGCGCCTATCACGCTGCCAATGGCGACCACGACCGCGCCGTGCGTTATTTCGCAGGCGGCTATTACTACGTGGCGAAGCAGCAGCGGCAACGGGCGATGGTGCAGGAGGCGAGCTTCGAGCCTCAGCTCGAGCCCAACGGCAATCCGCAGCCGATGTTCGGCACCGTGCCGCACCGGAAGCTCGCCCAGCATATCCGCAATGCGCGGGCGCAGGCGCCCAAGTAG
- a CDS encoding HD domain-containing protein, with protein MTREELATAYTAPGRHYHNLAHIEDCLALLAQVDGLSVHEREILSEAIWWHDVVYDPSRPDNEELSAQLAEQHVRADISSEVGRLIRLTRTHDVQADDRLGAVLISIDLSILGAKPARYDAYAAAIRQEFIHVSDADFRAGRAAVLRRFAARAVIYPEAGFAEKYDRRARDNLARELASLC; from the coding sequence ATGACCCGCGAAGAACTAGCCACCGCCTATACTGCGCCTGGTCGACATTATCACAACCTCGCGCATATCGAGGACTGCCTCGCATTGCTTGCGCAGGTGGATGGTCTTTCGGTCCACGAGCGCGAGATTCTATCGGAAGCGATCTGGTGGCATGACGTCGTCTACGATCCGTCCCGCCCGGACAACGAAGAGCTCAGCGCCCAACTGGCCGAACAGCACGTGCGCGCCGATATCAGCAGCGAGGTTGGCCGCCTGATCCGCCTGACGCGGACGCACGACGTCCAGGCGGACGATCGCCTTGGTGCCGTCCTGATTTCGATCGACCTCAGCATTCTGGGCGCCAAGCCGGCGCGCTACGACGCCTATGCTGCAGCCATCCGGCAGGAGTTCATCCACGTCAGCGACGCCGACTTCCGCGCCGGCCGCGCCGCGGTGCTGCGAAGGTTCGCCGCCCGCGCGGTGATCTATCCCGAAGCGGGCTTCGCCGAGAAGTATGATCGACGTGCCCGTGACAATCTCGCGAGGGAATTGGCGTCGTTGTGTTGA
- the thiS gene encoding sulfur carrier protein ThiS has protein sequence MRVMINGEQREIVSASVDALLGELDYEGTHFAIALNYDVVPKSRWAETSLKAGDEIEIITPRQGG, from the coding sequence ATGCGCGTGATGATCAACGGCGAGCAGCGCGAGATCGTCTCGGCCAGCGTCGACGCGCTGCTCGGCGAGCTCGACTACGAGGGCACGCATTTCGCGATCGCGCTCAATTACGACGTCGTGCCGAAAAGCCGCTGGGCCGAGACCAGCCTGAAGGCCGGCGACGAAATCGAGATCATCACACCGCGGCAGGGAGGGTGA
- a CDS encoding glutathione S-transferase family protein: MPPTITAFANSPDRGRGQARDMRVRWALEEVGQPYDVRLVSFEEMKAPGHLALHPFGQIPTFEDGDVTMFETGAIVLHIAERNDGLLPKDASARARAIAWMFAALNTLEPPIIELGMATLLERDESWYEERLPILRDRVCVRLDELSRHLGGADWLDGAFSAGDLLMVTVLRRLGASRILGDYPTLSSYVARGEARPAFRRAFDAQLAVFTAASAG; this comes from the coding sequence ATGCCCCCGACCATCACCGCCTTCGCAAACTCGCCCGACCGCGGCAGGGGACAGGCGCGCGACATGCGGGTTCGCTGGGCGCTTGAGGAGGTGGGGCAGCCCTACGACGTTCGCCTCGTGTCGTTCGAGGAGATGAAGGCGCCCGGCCATCTTGCGCTGCATCCGTTCGGGCAGATTCCGACCTTCGAGGACGGCGATGTCACAATGTTCGAGACCGGCGCCATCGTGCTCCATATCGCCGAGCGTAATGACGGGCTGCTGCCGAAGGACGCGAGTGCCAGGGCGCGCGCCATCGCGTGGATGTTTGCCGCGCTCAACACGCTGGAGCCGCCGATCATCGAGCTCGGCATGGCGACGCTGCTGGAGCGCGACGAGAGCTGGTATGAGGAGCGGCTGCCGATCCTGAGGGATCGTGTCTGTGTCAGGCTCGACGAATTGTCCCGCCACCTCGGCGGCGCCGACTGGCTCGATGGCGCATTCAGCGCTGGCGATCTGCTGATGGTGACGGTGCTGCGCAGGCTGGGTGCGTCGCGCATTCTCGGCGACTATCCGACCCTCTCGTCCTACGTCGCCCGCGGCGAGGCGCGGCCGGCCTTCCGCCGAGCGTTCGATGCTCAGCTCGCGGTTTTCACGGCAGCGTCGGCCGGCTAG
- a CDS encoding response regulator has product MAIPSPNILVVEDDRETRTLIAKYLRNNACNVTAVSDGREMSRAMADHRVDLIILDVMLPGEDGLSLCRKVRSEAQTPIIMLTARGEDVDRIVGLEMGADDYLPKPFNPRELLARINAVLRRQASAQAASSIEGASTLAFEGWRIDLRLRELRNPEGARVAVTSAEFDLLRTFCERPGRVLSRDSLLDLTQGRNTGSFERSIDVLVSRIRRKIEPNPADPTIIKTVRSGGYLFTPRTEAVTTPLSN; this is encoded by the coding sequence ATGGCCATTCCCTCTCCCAACATCCTGGTCGTCGAGGACGACCGCGAAACCCGGACGTTGATTGCGAAATATCTGCGCAACAACGCCTGCAACGTGACCGCTGTGAGCGACGGCCGCGAGATGTCGCGCGCCATGGCCGATCACCGCGTCGATCTCATCATTCTCGACGTGATGCTGCCCGGCGAGGACGGTCTCAGCCTGTGCCGCAAGGTGCGCTCGGAAGCGCAGACGCCGATCATCATGCTGACCGCGCGCGGCGAGGACGTCGACCGCATCGTCGGCCTCGAAATGGGCGCCGACGATTACCTGCCGAAACCGTTCAACCCGCGCGAGCTGCTCGCGCGCATCAACGCCGTGCTGCGGCGCCAGGCCTCGGCCCAGGCCGCAAGCTCGATCGAGGGCGCTTCGACGCTGGCGTTCGAAGGCTGGCGCATCGATTTGCGCCTGCGCGAGCTGCGCAATCCGGAGGGCGCGCGCGTCGCGGTGACCAGCGCCGAGTTCGACCTGCTCAGGACGTTCTGCGAGCGTCCCGGCCGCGTGCTGTCGCGCGACAGCCTGCTCGACCTCACGCAGGGCCGCAACACGGGTTCGTTCGAGCGTTCCATCGACGTGCTGGTCAGCCGCATCCGTCGCAAGATCGAGCCCAACCCGGCCGATCCCACCATCATCAAGACGGTGCGCTCCGGCGGTTATCTGTTTACGCCCAGAACCGAAGCGGTTACGACGCCCCTGAGCAACTGA